The following DNA comes from Mycobacterium sp. MS1601.
CCACAGCACCGAAATTGCCCAGTTGCCCGCCTCCGGCGTATCCGAGCAGCGCCATCGACACGGCCGCTATCAGCGCCGCCACCAGCAGTTTGACCAGTGCCGGCCCCGGTGGCAACGGCTTGCGGGCGCACTGCTGCCCCACGGCGACACCGGCGGCGGCACCGATGATCAACAACGCCACCCAGATCGGCCCCAACGGCGGGGTGGGCGCGGCGGCCAGGATGGGGACCGCCGGGATGTCGCCACCGAACACCGTGAAGGAGCTGAACGTCGCAAACCCGACGTGCGCGCTGGAACCCACGGCCATGGCGGTGGCTCCGAGAATGACGTTCGGGGCGTACAGCACCGACAGCACGGTCAGGCTGAACTGGCCGAACATCGATTCTGTGATGCCGAACAACTCGTGCATGGTCCCCCAGTGCACGATCAATGCCGCTGCCGTCACACCCGCGGAGAGACCGAACAAGGCCAGCATCCCGGCGGTGGCCGCCCGCACCGAACCCGACAGCCAGTTCGGCAGCGGCGACGCAGCCAGCACCCGGGGTCCGATCTTGTTGCCGACACCGATCAGCGCTCCGACGGCGTGCACCACGAACACGTTCAAGAACGCATGACCGGCGCTGGGTGTCTGCAGTTCGGTCAGCACCGATGCCGCATCGTGCAGCACTGCCAGCAGCAGAGCTGCGATCAGCAGCGGTCCCCCGACCGCTGACGCGACGATCCAGCGGACGACGAACCACGAGGCGCGATTCGACGTGGCTTGGGCGGTGGTGCGCGCGGTCCCCCACACCATCAGCAGCGCAGGGAGCAACGGCATGACGCCGAGTTCTTGCCCGCTGATGAAGATGGGTACCTGGTGTACCCCTAGCCACATGCTTGCGATGGCGCCGAATGCACCGGTCATGTCGCTGTTGGCGACCACCAGCTGCACCAGCACCACCGCCGCGATGATGACCAATGCAACCAGTGCTGGTCCGAATGCGACCCGGATCAGGTCACGTGCCTGGCGCGCCCCCGCCGTGCGGTTGTCCTGCATTCACGTCAGAATCCGCCGCGCCCGGATGGCCGGGCGCGACGGTATCGGACTTAGGACGGAGTCTGACCGGGCGACGGCGCAGACTGCTGGGTCTGCGGCTGTTGCGGCGGCGCAGCAGTGTGCTGCCCGGACCCCACCGCAGGCGGCGGGCTGAAGCTGGGGTATCCGGTGGGCGGGGTCGGGGGGCTGTTGTCCTGGCTGTCCTGCGGAACGTATCCGCTGGTGGGCCCGGGGTTGTAGGTGCCGTACGGAGTGGGGTAGCCCGGCCGCGCGCCCTGCTGCGGCGGCTGCGGCTGGCCTTGAGGCTGCCCGTAGTAGCCCCCGGGCGGACCGTACTGTCCGTACTGAGGCTGCTCGTACTTGGGCTTCGGCGCGGGCGCGGTGATCACACCGGCCTCCAGCAGCAGCGCAGCGATGGCGACGATGGCCTGCAGGAGGCTGAACGCCAGTACCAGCCACGCGGCCCAGCCGGTGGTCACGTACGTGGAGGTGTTGAACAGCTGGCTGACGACCACCATCACACCGAGCACCGACAGGATGGTCACCACGGCCAGATAGCTCTTGACCTTGGGCAACAGACCGACCGCGGCCAGCAGCGCCGCCAACAGGGTGGCCAGCGTCAGGACGACGCCGCCACCACTGGTGGCTTCGACGCTGATCGGGCCCAGTTCCGCGCTCGAGGTGAACACGGGGCCGAAGCTCGACAGGTACGCGGCAATGCCGAGCACCACAACGGCCGCCGACAGGTAGAGCGGGAGCTTGCTCGGGCCCGGCTCGGCGGCCGGCGCGAACGACTGCGTCGGCGCTGCGTAGGAACCCGACGAGTAGGAGCCTGGCGGTTGTGCCGGCGGGAACCCGCCGCCTGGTGGATTACCGGGTGAGTAGGTCATGACCTCTCCTGTGTCGTTGGGCGCCACGGTGGTGACGCTGACGAACACCTGCGTCGGCATTCGAGACGGTGATTCGGATATCCACGCTAGCGCACCAAGCTGACGGTGCGATGCGCCGTTCCGCGTGTCACCCGCAGCAACGACACCGGGTCAGACCAAGAGCAGTTCCCTGGCCGTGTCCGAGGCTTCGATCTCGCGCACCAGAGGAAGGACTTTGGCCCCGAAGTACTCGATCTCCTCCTGGAAATGCAGGAAACCGCCGAGGATCAGGTCGACACCGCGCCTTCGGTAGGCCGCGATGCGCTCGGCGATCTGCTCCGGGGTGCCGATCAGCCGAGTCCGGAAACCGTCGTTGTACTGCACCAAGTCCTCGAACGAGGAGTCCGCCCACATGCCTTTCCTGTCGCCGGTCGCTGCGCCGGCCTGCTGGACGGCGTCGCGGAACCCCTCGACCGCGGGACGGTTGGCCTTGGCGATGATTTCTCGCAGTACTTCCTTTGCTTCTTTTTCGGTATCTCTGGCGATGATGAAGCCGTTGAGTCCGACGCTGACCTCCCGGTGCACTTCCCTGGCGTGGTCGCGCACGTCCACTATCTG
Coding sequences within:
- a CDS encoding cell division protein PerM; protein product: MQDNRTAGARQARDLIRVAFGPALVALVIIAAVVLVQLVVANSDMTGAFGAIASMWLGVHQVPIFISGQELGVMPLLPALLMVWGTARTTAQATSNRASWFVVRWIVASAVGGPLLIAALLLAVLHDAASVLTELQTPSAGHAFLNVFVVHAVGALIGVGNKIGPRVLAASPLPNWLSGSVRAATAGMLALFGLSAGVTAAALIVHWGTMHELFGITESMFGQFSLTVLSVLYAPNVILGATAMAVGSSAHVGFATFSSFTVFGGDIPAVPILAAAPTPPLGPIWVALLIIGAAAGVAVGQQCARKPLPPGPALVKLLVAALIAAVSMALLGYAGGGQLGNFGAVGVDQATYGPAVFLWFVVVGAVTVVMSGGLLFPKRVKKPVAVAQEPVDEPETPLGEPDDVVLTEQQTAPLILPAPPAREPEPEPEPEPEPEPLPQSDYPDVDYEALADLPDAEDFLDADNDSTTGESTADRHPPRTD
- a CDS encoding DUF5336 domain-containing protein encodes the protein MTYSPGNPPGGGFPPAQPPGSYSSGSYAAPTQSFAPAAEPGPSKLPLYLSAAVVVLGIAAYLSSFGPVFTSSAELGPISVEATSGGGVVLTLATLLAALLAAVGLLPKVKSYLAVVTILSVLGVMVVVSQLFNTSTYVTTGWAAWLVLAFSLLQAIVAIAALLLEAGVITAPAPKPKYEQPQYGQYGPPGGYYGQPQGQPQPPQQGARPGYPTPYGTYNPGPTSGYVPQDSQDNSPPTPPTGYPSFSPPPAVGSGQHTAAPPQQPQTQQSAPSPGQTPS